The following are encoded together in the Drosophila sechellia strain sech25 chromosome 3R, ASM438219v1, whole genome shotgun sequence genome:
- the LOC6606155 gene encoding organic cation transporter protein isoform X2, whose amino-acid sequence MELTDVRSGEASPMLGDGNMEDLDLLHTKLLERLLGCLTKWQGMWCALLSIFQAICTFHIFVYVFQIAPKDFWCARPENLMQMSVSEWRNISQSSNGCLLLDVDYTQVTYENNQLINWPENATNLGYRQCWHFEFSDEDGSAKTLVQEFDLVCGRDILSLVETCFLVGAAAGAVLSGWISDRFGRRHTLMAFVTIQSVFGGILAFSTSVAMFMSLRVIIGFASMTVTVVSFVLVVELVSGKWRTIIGILNILPVAISYVLSAGLAYLIRDWRHLQLAISWPWLIMLSIWFWLPESPRWLLAQGRLDELCGLIERAARMNGTSASLPSNYRKTLEAAVPRAVQSPPEATTSVESKAVEADAPDPSASGPVNPLLVVFSAKYWRTTCLTLVIWLTLIIIYFGLTLHLSNLGGNIYINSAVAGTVEAVSICISILVVLKVGIRRSLIGYMLLPGLCCLATNLVSNQTGVIALATIAKCLIGANNAIIPTYTAMQYPTIVRNFGVGMGNLASGIALILVPFLWQLEHIDPLLPLNVMGVCGLIGAVAISLMKDVV is encoded by the exons ATGGAGCTAACGGATGTGAGATCGGGCGAGGCCTCGCCCATGTTGGGCGATGGGAACATGGAGGACCTAGATCTGTTGCACACTAAGCTCCTGGAGCGGCTCTTGGGCTGCCTAACGAAATGGCAGGGCATGTGGTGCGCCCTGCTCTCGATCTTCCAGGCCATCTGCACCTTCCACATATTCGTCTACGTGTTCCAG ATTGCTCCAAAAGACTTTTGGTGTGCCCGGCCGGAAAACCTGATGCAGATGAGCGTCTCTGAATGGCGCAACATTAGTCAGTCCTCCAATGGCTGCCTACTCCTCGATGTCGACTACACCCAGGTGACCTACGAGAACAACCAACTCATCAACTGGCCCGAGAATGCCACAAATTTGGGCTACCGTCAGTGCTGGCACTTTGAGTTCTCCGACGAGGATGGATCGGCCAAGACCTTGGTGCAGGAATTCGATCTGGTTTGCGGACGCGATATCCTCAGCCTGGTGGAAACCTGCTTCCTGGTGGGCGCGGCAGCGGGAGCGGTTCTCAGCGGATGGATATCGGATCGCTTTGGCAGAAGGCACACGCTAATGGCATTCGTCACTATTCAGAGCGTATTTG GTGGAATTTTGGCCTTCTCAACATCGGTGGCCATGTTCATGTCGCTACGTGTTATAATTGGATTCGCATCAATGACCGTGACTGTTGTGAGCTTCGTGCTGGTGGTGGAGCTGGTCTCCGGCAAGTGGCGCACCATAATCGGCATTCTCAACATTCTGCCCGTGGCCATCTCTTATGTCCTCTCCGCCGGACTGGCCTACCTCATCCGCGACTGGCGGCACCTCCAGCTGGCCATCTCCTGGCCGTGGCTAATCATGCTCAGCATTTG GTTCTGGCTGCCGGAGTCTCCCCGCTGGCTTTTGGCCCAGGGCCGGCTGGACGAGCTGTGCGGGCTAATTGAGCGAGCGGCCCGAATGAATGGCACCAGCGCCAGTTTGCCCAGCAACTATCGCAAGACTCTCGAGGCGGCGGTACCGCGGGCGGTCCAATCTCCACCAGAAGCAACGACCAGCGTGGAGTCGAAGGCAGTCGAAGCGGATGCACCGGATCCAAGTGCAAGTGGCCCTGTGAATCCCCTGCTGGTGGTATTCAGCGCCAAGTACTGGCGCACCACATGCCTAACCCTGGTCATCTGGCTGACACTGATCATTATTTACTTTGGACTCACGTTGCACCTCAGCAATTTGGGTGGCAATATCTACATCAATAGTGCCGTGGCTGGAACCGTGGAGGCCGTGTCCATTTGCATTAGCATCCTGGTGGTCTTGAAAGTTGGTATCCGACGAAGTCTCATTGGTTACATGTTGTTGCCGGGACTTTGCTGCTTAGCCACGAATTTGGTGTCGAATCAAACGGGTGTGATTGCACTGGCCACCATAG CCAAGTGTCTCATTGGAGCCAACAACGCCATCATTCCCACCTACACAGCGATGCAATATCCCACAATAGTTCGAAACTTTGGCGTTGGCATGGGCAACCTGGCATCGGGCATTGCCCTAATCCTTGTTCCCTTTCTCTGGCAACTG GAGCACATTGATCCCCTGCTGCCCTTGAATGTTATGGGAGTTTGTGGCCTGATTGGCGCCGTTGCCATCAGCCTTATGAAGGATGTGGTCTAA
- the LOC6606157 gene encoding twist-related protein 1 isoform X2 translates to MSRNQLPDSSSSPPISHLPFHNFDDDLINDLPSCIYAGQHQGGGATGGGGGSGGGGGSSGLRLSSNNLRHIQQHYMQHSGENLLDSSTNPMGVHNSGGGAPLMCNSPSASSSGGGCGNAGSATPGGAGGPNPGYGSVGAATASSYKMQRQAANVRERKRIQSSINSAFDELRVHVPTFPYEKRLSKIDTLRLAIAYISLLREVLQTDYDPLTYVEKCLRGEIKADRANWNTSDLTARLSWINWENLGVHPGRRTLLTSLALSSEPMCGAHCGMP, encoded by the exons ATGTCGCGAAATCAATTGCCAGATTCGTCGTCTTCGCCGCCCATTAG CCATTTACCTTTCCACAATTTCGACGATGATCTGATCAACGATTTGCCCTCCTGCATTTATGCGGGTCAGCACCAAGGCGGAGGCGCCACCGGTGGAGGTGGTGGATCCGGAGGTGGCGGTGGCAGTTCTGGGTTGCGTTTGAGCTCCAACAACCTGCGTCACATCCAGCAGCATTATATGCAACATAGCGGAG AAAATCTGCTTGACTCCTCTACCAACCCAATGGGGGTGCACAATTCCGGGGGAGGAGCACCCTTAATGTGCAACAGCCCCAGTGCCAGCAGCAGTGGAGGAGGTTGCGGCAACGCAGGATCTGCTACTCCTGGCGGTGCAGGTGGTCCCAATCCTGGATATGGATCCGTGGGAGCTGCAACTGCGTCCAGCTACAAAATGCAGCGACAGGCGGCCAATGTGCGGGAAAGGAAACGCATCCAGAG CAGCATCAATTCGGCTTTCGATGAGCTAAGGGTCCATGTACCCACATTTCCGTACGAGAAACGTCTGAGCAAGATCGACACTCTGCGGCTTGCCATCGCCTATATATCTCTGCTCCGTGAGGTACTACAAACCGATTACGATCCCCTAACCTATGTGGAGAAGTGTCTGCGCGGGGAGATCAAAGCGGACAGGGCTAATTGGAATACGAGTG ATCTCACGGCGCGTCTGTCCTGGATCAACTGGGAGAATCTCGGAGTACATCCTGGTAGGCGAACCCTGCTTACCTCGTTGGCTCTGTCCTCGGAACCCATGTGCGGAGCTCATTGCGGAATGCCGTAG
- the LOC6621669 gene encoding MICOS complex subunit MIC27, with translation MLRRTATMGIMAAVAVKATPEPQKPASSAADCSLVCRPSELPIYGSLRKTEPKPERHPPQDSVLHKNLEAGVRFVREEVQSGYKAVADQAGIVGHYVETAKAHTQSTIDMLNEPQNSLHRSGAIVVGGLAGFIFAARGGFIKKVLYSGIGAGAVASMCYPRQAEENCRVVLYEGRKIFAVAYNFIKGVKPGEEVPAVPFPTSLEDLKYMASDLYDEAKDLIFPKKK, from the exons ATGCTGCGCAGAACGGCAACGATGGGAATCATGGCGGCGGTTGCCGTTAAAGCGACTCCCGAGCCCCAGAAACCAGCCTCCAGCGCGGCGGACTGCAGCCTGGTGTGCCGACCCAGCGAGCTGCCCATCTACGGCAGCTTGCGCAAGACAGA ACCCAAGCCAGAGCGGCATCCACCACAAGACTCTGTGTTGCACAAGAACCTGGAGGCCGGAGTCCGCTTTGTGCGCGAGGAGGTGCAGTCTGGATATAAGGCGGTGGCCGATCAGGCCGGCATTGTCGGCCATTACGTGGAGACCGCCAAGGCACACACCCAGTCCACCATCGACATGCTGAACGAGCCCCAGAACTCCCTGCACCGCAGCGGAGCCATTGTGGTTGGCGGTCTGGCTGGTTTCATCTTCGCCGCCCGTGGAGGCTTCATCAAGAAGGTGTTGTATTCGGGCATTGGAGCTGGTGCAGTCGCCTCCATGTGCTACCCCCGCCAGGCGGAAGAGAACTGCCGCGTGGTACTCTACGAGGGCCGTAAGATCTTCGCCGTGGCCTACAACTTCATCAAGGGTGTGAAGCCAGGAGAGGAAGTGCCCGCAGTGCCCTTCCCTACCTCGCTGGAGGACCTTAAGTACATGGCCAGCGACCTGTACGATGAGGCAAAGGATCTTATCTTCCCCAAAAAGAAGTAG
- the LOC6606157 gene encoding twist-related protein 1 isoform X1, with amino-acid sequence MSRNQLPDSSSSPPISHLPFHNFDDDLINDLPSCIYAGQHQGGGATGGGGGSGGGGGSSGLRLSSNNLRHIQQHYMQHSGENLLDSSTNPMGVHNSGGGAPLMCNSPSASSSGGGCGNAGSATPGGAGGPNPGYGSVGAATASSYKMQRQAANVRERKRIQRSAPTGSINSAFDELRVHVPTFPYEKRLSKIDTLRLAIAYISLLREVLQTDYDPLTYVEKCLRGEIKADRANWNTSDLTARLSWINWENLGVHPGRRTLLTSLALSSEPMCGAHCGMP; translated from the exons ATGTCGCGAAATCAATTGCCAGATTCGTCGTCTTCGCCGCCCATTAG CCATTTACCTTTCCACAATTTCGACGATGATCTGATCAACGATTTGCCCTCCTGCATTTATGCGGGTCAGCACCAAGGCGGAGGCGCCACCGGTGGAGGTGGTGGATCCGGAGGTGGCGGTGGCAGTTCTGGGTTGCGTTTGAGCTCCAACAACCTGCGTCACATCCAGCAGCATTATATGCAACATAGCGGAG AAAATCTGCTTGACTCCTCTACCAACCCAATGGGGGTGCACAATTCCGGGGGAGGAGCACCCTTAATGTGCAACAGCCCCAGTGCCAGCAGCAGTGGAGGAGGTTGCGGCAACGCAGGATCTGCTACTCCTGGCGGTGCAGGTGGTCCCAATCCTGGATATGGATCCGTGGGAGCTGCAACTGCGTCCAGCTACAAAATGCAGCGACAGGCGGCCAATGTGCGGGAAAGGAAACGCATCCAGAGGTCCGCCCCAACTGG CAGCATCAATTCGGCTTTCGATGAGCTAAGGGTCCATGTACCCACATTTCCGTACGAGAAACGTCTGAGCAAGATCGACACTCTGCGGCTTGCCATCGCCTATATATCTCTGCTCCGTGAGGTACTACAAACCGATTACGATCCCCTAACCTATGTGGAGAAGTGTCTGCGCGGGGAGATCAAAGCGGACAGGGCTAATTGGAATACGAGTG ATCTCACGGCGCGTCTGTCCTGGATCAACTGGGAGAATCTCGGAGTACATCCTGGTAGGCGAACCCTGCTTACCTCGTTGGCTCTGTCCTCGGAACCCATGTGCGGAGCTCATTGCGGAATGCCGTAG
- the LOC6606156 gene encoding organic cation transporter protein isoform X1, whose product MAKRKSLTHDSPSMELELPLLAPQERSQRSRSGTIPLCIMHDSAKQSPTTSPTIPPKQQAATPQSPAAAVSGLDPADDEDETDVIGDLMGHYGKWQLLMTVLLSLFQVPNTFHISSSIYQAANKDFWCQRPAQFQHMPVATWRNLSGSVDNCRRWEGIDWSQVSNETTLPSDWKTPAEMDKKLVACEKWEYETNDNVGNTWTSQWDLVCEKEHLKNVAEMFFLLGVATGGIISGYLSDKFGRKTMLFISAVLQTIFGLWLYICSSFELYLTLRALLGLVSVSVTYSGLILAIEYVDGKWRTIAGMYNLFPLPISYMIISGLAYLTQDYQRLQLCIGIPGIFLCFLWFVVPESPRWLLVKGRIDEVRRIIEAAAKFNGRQLPADYQLTPPTQESSTQDVTYLFRSSYLRRISICFFCIWFTMNLVYYGIILNMSSFGGNVYLNSALAGLVEIPAIAVAMYIITKVGKKWLFCATLICAGVACCCAAITEGHADLLWLKITFLMMGKFTISAGNTIMPVYTAELYPTPIRNVGVGACNVAAGLALILTPYLSLLNKIEGHLLMTLLTAWSIFGGFVVLFLPETAVRQKTDNQGGSSANASAAKQV is encoded by the exons ATGGCCAAACGCAAGAGCTTAACCCACGACAGCCCGTCAATGGAACTGGAGCTGCCGCTGCTGGCGCCGCAGGAACGGAGTCAGCGGAGCAGGAGCGGGACAA TTCCTTTGTGCATCATGCACGACTCCGCCAAACAATCCCCCACCACCAGCCCCACCATCCCGCCCAAACAGCAGGCAGCGACGCCCCAGTCGCCAGCAGCGGCGGTGAGCGGACTGGATCCGGCGGACGATGAGGACGAGACCGACGTGATCGGCGACCTGATGGGTCACTACGGCAAGTGGCAGTTGCTGATGACggtgctgctgtcgctcttCCAGGTGCCCAACACCTTCCACATATCCTCGTCCATTTACCAGGCGGCCAACAAGGACTTTTGGTGCCAGCGCCCAGCGCAATTCCAGCACATGCCAGTGGCCACCTGGCGGAACTTAAGTGGCTCCGTCGACAACTGCCGGCGATGGGAGGGCATCGATTGGAGTCAAGTGAGCAATGAAACCACGCTGCCATCAGACTGGAAG ACACCAGCGGAGATGGACAAAAAGTTGGTGGCCTGCGAGAAATGGGAGTACGAGACCAACGACAATGTCGGTAACACCTGGACATCGCAGTGGGATCTGGTCTGCGAGAAGGAGCACCTAAAGAACGTTGCCGAGATGTTCTTTCTGCTGGGTGTGGCAACAGGTGGCATTATCTCCGGCTATTTATCGGACAAGTTTGGCCGCAAGACAATGCTCTTCATATCGGCCGTGCTGCAGACCATATTCG gtCTCTGGCTCTATATATGCAGCTCCTTTGAGCTTTATCTCACACTTCGCGCTCTGCTTGGTCTGGTATCGGTATCGGTCACCTACTCCGGTCTGATCCTAGCCATTGAGTATGTGGATGGCAAGTGGAGAACCATCGCCGGAATGTACAACCTGTTTCCACTGCCAATCTCCTACATGATCATCTCGGGCCTGGCCTATCTGACCCAGGATTATCAACGCCTACAGCTGTGCATCGGCATTCCGGGGATCTTCCTGTGTTTTCTTTG GTTTGTGGTGCCGGAATCGCCGCGCTGGCTGCTGGTCAAGGGTCGAATCGATGAAGTGCGTCGAATTATTGAGGCGGCCGCCAAGTTCAATGGACGCCAGCTGCCCGCCGATTATCAACTGACGCCGCCGACGCAGGAGAGCAGTACGCAGGACGTTACCTACCTGTTCCGCTCCAGTTACCTGCGCCGCATCTCCATCTGCTTCTTCTGCATCTGGTTCACCATGAATCTGGTCTACTACGGCATTATTCTTAACATGAGCTCCTTTGGCGGCAATGTCTACTTGAATTCG GCGCTAGCTGGCCTAGTCGAAATACCCGCCATCGCCGTGGCCATGTACATCATCACCAAAGTGGGCAAGAAGTGGCTCTTTTGCGCCACTTTGATCTGTGCCGGCGTCGCCTGCTGCTGTGCGGCGATCACCGAGGGGCATGCGGATCTGCTCTGGCTGAAGATCACATTCCTGATGATGGGCAAGTTCACCATCAGTGCTGGCAATACCATAATGCCGGTGTACACGGCGGAACTGTATCCCACGCCGATACGCAATGTGGGCGTGGGTGCCTGCAATGTGGCCGCCGGCTTGGCCTTGATCCTCACACCTTACCTGTCGCTACTG AACAAGATCGAGGGCCACCTCTTGATGACCCTGCTCACCGCCTGGAGCATCTTTGGCGGCTTTGTGGTGCTCTTCCTGCCCGAAACCGCTGTGCGTCAGAAGACAGACAACCAGGGTGGCTCAAGTGCCAATGCCAGTGCCGCCAAGCAGGTGTAA
- the LOC6606158 gene encoding growth hormone-regulated TBC protein 1-A translates to MDATASSKFSDVDEYGFKRGDHFDYNNYSKFMDGYLKTLTRRRMKWEAILQQNTDLTQVDAKLKRYIRKGIPGPYRPDVWMKISGAAAAQRRSPDLFRNLLRTEPFDKEISDSISIDLPRTFPDNIHFDMKKQRLYNILIAYAHHNRDVGYCQGLNYIAGLLLIVTDDEEKSFWLLKHIVENIVPQYHSHNMANLLRDLAVFRELVIRRIPAVNRHVDNLGLPYPVIASKWFICIFAEVLPVETVLRIWDCVFAEGYKIVFRAALTMFVTHKNAILGCDDIAALANLFRDTMIQDNIVTDCHGFVEAMFSLRLKRSELESLRKVAVLNTA, encoded by the exons ATGGATGCTACCGCAAGTTCAAAGTTCAG CGATGTGGACGAATATGGCTTCAAGCGTGGCGACCACTTCGACTATAACAACTACTCAAAGTTCATGGATGGTTACCTGAAAACGTTAACGCGACGCCGCATGAAATGGGAGGCCATTCTGCAGCAAAACACCGATCTCACCCAGGTGGACGCCAAGCTGAAGCGTTACATTCGGAAGGGCATTCCTGGTCCGTACCGTCCCGACGTCTGGATGAAGATATCTGGAGCTGCTGCCGCACAGCGTCGCTCGCCGGATCTCTTTCGCAACCTGCTGCGCACCGAGCCCTTCGACAAAGAAATCAGCGATTCCATATCAATCGATCTACCTCGTACCTTTCCCGACAATATTCACTTCGATATGAAGAAGCAGCGGTTGTACAACATTCTCATCGCCTACGCCCATCACAATCGGGACGTGGGTTACTGCCAAGGTCTCAACTACATAGCCGGCCTGCTGCTGATCGTCACCGACGATGAGGAGAAGTCCTTCTGGCTGCTCAAGCATATCGTTGAAAACATCGTGCCGCAATACCATTCGCATAATATGGCCAACCTGCTGAGGGATCTGGCCGTGTTCCGGGAATTGGTCATCCGGCGAATTCCCGCTGTAAATCGGCATGTGGATAACTTGG GCCTGCCCTATCCGGTGATCGCTAGCAAATGGTTCATCTGCATCTTTGCCGAGGTGCTGCCCGTGGAGACGGTGCTACGCATATGGGACTGCGTCTTTGCCGAGGGCTACAAGATCGTTTTTCGTGCCGCCCTAACCATGTTCGTCACTCACAAGAACGCCATTCTGGGCTGCGATGATATTGCTGCCCTGGCCAACCTATTCCGGGATACCATGATCCAGGACAACATTGTGACGGACTGTCATGGCTTTGTTGAGGCCATGTTCAGTCTGCGTTTGAAGAGAAGCGAGCTGGAGAGCCTACGCAAGGTGGCCGTGCTTAATACGGCCTAA
- the LOC6606156 gene encoding organic cation transporter protein isoform X2 — MHDSAKQSPTTSPTIPPKQQAATPQSPAAAVSGLDPADDEDETDVIGDLMGHYGKWQLLMTVLLSLFQVPNTFHISSSIYQAANKDFWCQRPAQFQHMPVATWRNLSGSVDNCRRWEGIDWSQVSNETTLPSDWKTPAEMDKKLVACEKWEYETNDNVGNTWTSQWDLVCEKEHLKNVAEMFFLLGVATGGIISGYLSDKFGRKTMLFISAVLQTIFGLWLYICSSFELYLTLRALLGLVSVSVTYSGLILAIEYVDGKWRTIAGMYNLFPLPISYMIISGLAYLTQDYQRLQLCIGIPGIFLCFLWFVVPESPRWLLVKGRIDEVRRIIEAAAKFNGRQLPADYQLTPPTQESSTQDVTYLFRSSYLRRISICFFCIWFTMNLVYYGIILNMSSFGGNVYLNSALAGLVEIPAIAVAMYIITKVGKKWLFCATLICAGVACCCAAITEGHADLLWLKITFLMMGKFTISAGNTIMPVYTAELYPTPIRNVGVGACNVAAGLALILTPYLSLLNKIEGHLLMTLLTAWSIFGGFVVLFLPETAVRQKTDNQGGSSANASAAKQV; from the exons ATGCACGACTCCGCCAAACAATCCCCCACCACCAGCCCCACCATCCCGCCCAAACAGCAGGCAGCGACGCCCCAGTCGCCAGCAGCGGCGGTGAGCGGACTGGATCCGGCGGACGATGAGGACGAGACCGACGTGATCGGCGACCTGATGGGTCACTACGGCAAGTGGCAGTTGCTGATGACggtgctgctgtcgctcttCCAGGTGCCCAACACCTTCCACATATCCTCGTCCATTTACCAGGCGGCCAACAAGGACTTTTGGTGCCAGCGCCCAGCGCAATTCCAGCACATGCCAGTGGCCACCTGGCGGAACTTAAGTGGCTCCGTCGACAACTGCCGGCGATGGGAGGGCATCGATTGGAGTCAAGTGAGCAATGAAACCACGCTGCCATCAGACTGGAAG ACACCAGCGGAGATGGACAAAAAGTTGGTGGCCTGCGAGAAATGGGAGTACGAGACCAACGACAATGTCGGTAACACCTGGACATCGCAGTGGGATCTGGTCTGCGAGAAGGAGCACCTAAAGAACGTTGCCGAGATGTTCTTTCTGCTGGGTGTGGCAACAGGTGGCATTATCTCCGGCTATTTATCGGACAAGTTTGGCCGCAAGACAATGCTCTTCATATCGGCCGTGCTGCAGACCATATTCG gtCTCTGGCTCTATATATGCAGCTCCTTTGAGCTTTATCTCACACTTCGCGCTCTGCTTGGTCTGGTATCGGTATCGGTCACCTACTCCGGTCTGATCCTAGCCATTGAGTATGTGGATGGCAAGTGGAGAACCATCGCCGGAATGTACAACCTGTTTCCACTGCCAATCTCCTACATGATCATCTCGGGCCTGGCCTATCTGACCCAGGATTATCAACGCCTACAGCTGTGCATCGGCATTCCGGGGATCTTCCTGTGTTTTCTTTG GTTTGTGGTGCCGGAATCGCCGCGCTGGCTGCTGGTCAAGGGTCGAATCGATGAAGTGCGTCGAATTATTGAGGCGGCCGCCAAGTTCAATGGACGCCAGCTGCCCGCCGATTATCAACTGACGCCGCCGACGCAGGAGAGCAGTACGCAGGACGTTACCTACCTGTTCCGCTCCAGTTACCTGCGCCGCATCTCCATCTGCTTCTTCTGCATCTGGTTCACCATGAATCTGGTCTACTACGGCATTATTCTTAACATGAGCTCCTTTGGCGGCAATGTCTACTTGAATTCG GCGCTAGCTGGCCTAGTCGAAATACCCGCCATCGCCGTGGCCATGTACATCATCACCAAAGTGGGCAAGAAGTGGCTCTTTTGCGCCACTTTGATCTGTGCCGGCGTCGCCTGCTGCTGTGCGGCGATCACCGAGGGGCATGCGGATCTGCTCTGGCTGAAGATCACATTCCTGATGATGGGCAAGTTCACCATCAGTGCTGGCAATACCATAATGCCGGTGTACACGGCGGAACTGTATCCCACGCCGATACGCAATGTGGGCGTGGGTGCCTGCAATGTGGCCGCCGGCTTGGCCTTGATCCTCACACCTTACCTGTCGCTACTG AACAAGATCGAGGGCCACCTCTTGATGACCCTGCTCACCGCCTGGAGCATCTTTGGCGGCTTTGTGGTGCTCTTCCTGCCCGAAACCGCTGTGCGTCAGAAGACAGACAACCAGGGTGGCTCAAGTGCCAATGCCAGTGCCGCCAAGCAGGTGTAA
- the LOC6606155 gene encoding organic cation transporter protein isoform X1 codes for MSGVLRRGSLNFDCVGGPRDKGRGSLEANLYGGYREARPGPKTPEISVIALDFRRYSEDLKKPPSAEQSEQPPSRDLSQDEDSDVISNFLGHYTRWSFLWTLLLCLFQLPTTFHLFMFVFQIAPKDFWCARPENLMQMSVSEWRNISQSSNGCLLLDVDYTQVTYENNQLINWPENATNLGYRQCWHFEFSDEDGSAKTLVQEFDLVCGRDILSLVETCFLVGAAAGAVLSGWISDRFGRRHTLMAFVTIQSVFGGILAFSTSVAMFMSLRVIIGFASMTVTVVSFVLVVELVSGKWRTIIGILNILPVAISYVLSAGLAYLIRDWRHLQLAISWPWLIMLSIWFWLPESPRWLLAQGRLDELCGLIERAARMNGTSASLPSNYRKTLEAAVPRAVQSPPEATTSVESKAVEADAPDPSASGPVNPLLVVFSAKYWRTTCLTLVIWLTLIIIYFGLTLHLSNLGGNIYINSAVAGTVEAVSICISILVVLKVGIRRSLIGYMLLPGLCCLATNLVSNQTGVIALATIAKCLIGANNAIIPTYTAMQYPTIVRNFGVGMGNLASGIALILVPFLWQLEHIDPLLPLNVMGVCGLIGAVAISLMKDVV; via the exons ATGAGTGGCGTGCTGCGTCGCGGTTCCCTGAATTTCGATTGTGTTGGCGGGCCGCGGGACAAGGGCAGGGGCAGCCTGGAGGCGAACCTGTATGGCGGATATCGCGAGGCAAGGCCCGGCCCAAAGACTCCGGAAATCAGTGTCATAGCATTGGACTTTCGACGATATTCCGAAGACCTGAAGAAACCACCATCAGCGGAGCAAAGTGAGCAGCCACCGAGCAGGGATCTCAGTCAGGACGAGGACAGCGATGTGATATCGAATTTCCTGGGCCACTACACCCGCTGGAGTTTCCTTTGGACCCTGTTGCTCTGCCTGTTCCAGCTGCCCACCACTTTCCACCTGTTCATGTTTGTCTTCCAG ATTGCTCCAAAAGACTTTTGGTGTGCCCGGCCGGAAAACCTGATGCAGATGAGCGTCTCTGAATGGCGCAACATTAGTCAGTCCTCCAATGGCTGCCTACTCCTCGATGTCGACTACACCCAGGTGACCTACGAGAACAACCAACTCATCAACTGGCCCGAGAATGCCACAAATTTGGGCTACCGTCAGTGCTGGCACTTTGAGTTCTCCGACGAGGATGGATCGGCCAAGACCTTGGTGCAGGAATTCGATCTGGTTTGCGGACGCGATATCCTCAGCCTGGTGGAAACCTGCTTCCTGGTGGGCGCGGCAGCGGGAGCGGTTCTCAGCGGATGGATATCGGATCGCTTTGGCAGAAGGCACACGCTAATGGCATTCGTCACTATTCAGAGCGTATTTG GTGGAATTTTGGCCTTCTCAACATCGGTGGCCATGTTCATGTCGCTACGTGTTATAATTGGATTCGCATCAATGACCGTGACTGTTGTGAGCTTCGTGCTGGTGGTGGAGCTGGTCTCCGGCAAGTGGCGCACCATAATCGGCATTCTCAACATTCTGCCCGTGGCCATCTCTTATGTCCTCTCCGCCGGACTGGCCTACCTCATCCGCGACTGGCGGCACCTCCAGCTGGCCATCTCCTGGCCGTGGCTAATCATGCTCAGCATTTG GTTCTGGCTGCCGGAGTCTCCCCGCTGGCTTTTGGCCCAGGGCCGGCTGGACGAGCTGTGCGGGCTAATTGAGCGAGCGGCCCGAATGAATGGCACCAGCGCCAGTTTGCCCAGCAACTATCGCAAGACTCTCGAGGCGGCGGTACCGCGGGCGGTCCAATCTCCACCAGAAGCAACGACCAGCGTGGAGTCGAAGGCAGTCGAAGCGGATGCACCGGATCCAAGTGCAAGTGGCCCTGTGAATCCCCTGCTGGTGGTATTCAGCGCCAAGTACTGGCGCACCACATGCCTAACCCTGGTCATCTGGCTGACACTGATCATTATTTACTTTGGACTCACGTTGCACCTCAGCAATTTGGGTGGCAATATCTACATCAATAGTGCCGTGGCTGGAACCGTGGAGGCCGTGTCCATTTGCATTAGCATCCTGGTGGTCTTGAAAGTTGGTATCCGACGAAGTCTCATTGGTTACATGTTGTTGCCGGGACTTTGCTGCTTAGCCACGAATTTGGTGTCGAATCAAACGGGTGTGATTGCACTGGCCACCATAG CCAAGTGTCTCATTGGAGCCAACAACGCCATCATTCCCACCTACACAGCGATGCAATATCCCACAATAGTTCGAAACTTTGGCGTTGGCATGGGCAACCTGGCATCGGGCATTGCCCTAATCCTTGTTCCCTTTCTCTGGCAACTG GAGCACATTGATCCCCTGCTGCCCTTGAATGTTATGGGAGTTTGTGGCCTGATTGGCGCCGTTGCCATCAGCCTTATGAAGGATGTGGTCTAA